Sequence from the Ictalurus punctatus breed USDA103 chromosome 10, Coco_2.0, whole genome shotgun sequence genome:
AAAAATTGTTACAATTATTGAACACTTTGCCCTAGAGAAAAGAAGTTTAGTTCATCAGATTACTCTCCTCATGGTGATCACAACTGATATCTTTTACATTAAGACTCCACCCATTACAGTAGTCACCATTTTGAAATTTACAATATTCAGTTTTTTCGCTACTCTTCAATCTTACTCTCATCTGTGCTCCTGAActtatcttttattcattcatgtacagTCTATTTCTCCTCTTCGAGTTCTTCAGGCTCCGCACTGCACTCGCTGcgcctttggtgcttggcccctttaaACGATGCTTCCGGATTgaattcttcttattattactagtagtagtagtataagtatcatttaaaaatatattaattgtgCACTTTTCAAACGCcttacattaataatattaagtGAAAATCCCGAGTgcgaggaaataaaataaaaacatatattatAAAGTgtgagagacagcgagagagagagagagagcgctgtaGGTTAGACTCTGAGGTGTTCACCTGGGTAACATGGCGAGGGCCTGAGCGGTTTCCCGAATACGTAGTGAGTTCTGGTTCAGCACGTCGATGGAGGGGATGAACAGACAGGCGCGAGTGACATCATCGGTGTAGAAGTCGCTGTCGGAGACGGCACTCAGCAGCTCGTTATACTCACGGGACAGACCGCTACTGCTGATGGGCACACCCACCTCATCCACAAACCTCTGCAGGGGGTAGATGTAcacctgcacgcacacacacacacacacattataaaatCTTATTATATCTTGTATTTTAACTCATTTTACTTCTTAggtatctgttttttttaaacgagaTATTTAAATCTATTAGGGATGTCAGTCTGAATTATCGACATGCAGTCTTGAATAAGAACTGGTTTTATTAAAACCTTTAATTTAATCATCATTaagaaaaatgaattatttatgaattttaatgttaatgtaaatttcaattcaaatactgttttcctttcattgtattgtaattttaatttaaagcattttaaaatgtactgtttatttacctttttaatagctttagtttatttaaagatCGATTTCAcatcttttaaaataattttattattttaatttaattactttgtgttcattttacttaatttttttatctagaatttaaaattgtatttaaatgtataatttatttaaattgacttcattttttatatttaatattttatcatttaaatctAATTTCAACGTAATGGAATTGTCcctaaatgtactttttattccatttttttaaatctcgaaattaacattttattttagattagaATTGAATTTGAAAATGTTATTTCGATTTCATCTGAATAATTGATGCTTAGGCGCAGCACTGAATGTGAGATAGTGATTATCTCGGGTGATGTGACGTGTCGAGGGTAAATCACTTAAAAACCAGTAGTTCATGTTAAACCATGCTGGTGTACAGGTACAGGTGTTCTGGTAGCCATGCCTCTGATGATATGGAACGTTCCAGATAGTTCCTGAACTCGCCTTGATGCGGTTTTTGGGATTGTAGCCACAGCGGTAGACGTCGAAGCAGGTGTGCATTCGGCAGCTCAGATCTCCTCTCTCGGGGATGGGACTGGACGTGGGCAGTTTGACCAGCGGAGCGTCGTGCACACTGCGGCGGTCCAGCGTCCACTCCGCCGAAGACTCGATGGAGTGAGGCCAGAACTGGAACATTCCGGTCGCGATTAAACCCAGCAGCACCACCGAGAACAGAGTGATGTAGTAGATCCGGTGTTTGGTCTTCATGCGAGGGATGAGAGCCGGACCGCGAGAGCTGTATTTCACTGACGCACACATCCTGAGCACAaagcactgaaacacacacacaatagggctgtgtctcaaatagTGGCTTCCTTCATACTCACTATTCCATAATCCCTATTCCCTTCTCCGtattccctactcactattccATAATCCCTATTCCCTTCTCCGtattccctactcactattccATAATCCCTATTCCCTTCTCCGtattccctactcactattccATAATCCCTATTCCCTTCTCCGTATTCCCTACTCACCATTCCATAATCCCTATTCCCTTCTCCGTATTCCCTACTCACCATTCCATAATCCCTATTCCCTTCTCCGTATTCCCTACTCACCATTCCATAATCCCTATTCCCTTCTCCGtattccctactcactattccATAATCCCTATTCCCTTCTCCGtattccctactcactattccATAATCCCTATTCCCTTCTCCGtattccctactcactattccATAATCCCTATTCCCTTCTCCGtattccctactcactattccATAATCCCTATTCCCTTCTCCGtattccctactcactattccATAATCCCTATTCCCTCCTCCGtattccctactcactattcccAACGCCTTACTCTCTTTCCTTACTatgtatccccccccccccacaccctaTTACTCACTCCCTACTTACCTAAAAAAGGTAAAGTAGATTAAAAtacaagaataaataaacaagtaaacagacagataaatagattgACAAGGAAgaaaggataaataaataatgaataaataaaaaggaaactAATGAGAAATTATAaacaaatgtacaaataaattaataaatctgaagaaataatataattaataaagaatGAGAAATAAATTATGAGCAAGAtttactaattaattaattaatcaatctatttgtttgtttacaaaaaataaataatacatttcatttattttttttttttaccattttatttCTGGCATGTCTTTGATGCATGAACAGTTCactaactgtaaaataaaatgtgatgtttttttgttttttttaaataacgtcagattttttttcatgtaatgtcatttttattgtcatgtcattttaaataattttacagCTCTTATACAGATTATATCACTTGCAATAATATAATCCCAAGGCATTAATGACTAATTAAACACAAATTTGATGATTTTCATAGCGTGTgtcttagctagctagcatgctaactacACATTACAGACCAGCCAAATGTACTCATTAAGGGAACCTTACTAGATATTATGGAAACTGGTTAAGAATCTAACTCTCGAATAATAACCAAATAACCGAAACACGGACTTTAGTTATATTCTACATGTTATAAagtagttagctagctagctagctagctaaaagaagcttagcttagcttagcttaccTTAGCTTAGCTTCGTCTAGTCACTgcggcttttaaaaaaaaaaaggcgtagAGAGATTaattcataatgttttaattaaattagagagaaaatgacagtataacctgcctggtttatatatttatcatcTCAGTGATAACTATTCCGTGGAAAGGGAACAGCTTCAAGGATAGGAAGGAGGGAAATAGAGTTTTTCCGAGCCTCCTGCTGTACAGGCGTCAGGTAAACAGTAGACACCGGATTAGCAACTGATGCTAGCTAGGACAATACGTCAACACGTCCGCCATATTGGAAGGGTCATGATTTGCTAAATCACTGCAAGTCTGTGGAGAGATGTGTGACTAGCCTGATCAAATTAGCTGTACTTCACGTTGCGTTTTTCACAAAACGCGCTTTGTTACAAACctcatacattttctgtacattttcatacatgtaaatatataaataaatgcatttttgaGATAATGACTGAGCTAAATTCCTGAGACCAGTGGTCTATGTAGGCTTAATGTACAACTGCACAGCAACCATCATAAACTTATTCAAATTATGTGTAATCTTTGGcgaatgatgaaatatcagagaAAGACCTCAAGATTTTTAATTCACAAAACAGTGATtaatttttgctaaaaaaaatttaaacatgcTAATGTAAACAGACCGTAGCCTCAATCGATCCTTGTCCATGATAAGTTAAGATAGGAACGAAACCCTCTGTcttgctgttatagtaaaataattaacaaaattACTGTGTGGTGTGATAAAACAGAATTACTATCaacaccccaaagttgattatttttcctctaacagcacatctCTCTAAGTGTTTGATTCCTCTTATTCCGCAGCAATTTACACAACACTAACCCTTTtaatggatagagagagatcgctgtcatactttttatccatttatagtttacCTGCAAAGTTAGTTCATGTTCTCATTTACGTTGCCtcaccagcccccccccccccccccccccatcttgaagttaataagacaaaacaacacAGCATGTCTTGTATTGTTACTAAGAAACCGAAAAGCATTTAAATTTCTCTTTCTTGCCGATGTCacaaaacttaaagttacagctttaccgcCAACTGTtagaaagcgctgacactggagactccttccatcaatgttaAAGAAACGAATCCATACAGAAAACGTCATCGCGTTATTAgcgcattaacataaacctttttttacCCGATTCGCAGCTGCACaactgtctgagctgctgtttttacatttttacagcatttggccgacgcccttatccagagcgacttacatttatctcatttatacatctgagcaattgagggttaagggccttgcccaagcacccaacagtggtagcttggcagtgctggggcttgaccttctcctgaccttctgatcagaaaccCAGAGTCAcagtccagaattcaacagcgctgaaCTGAATGTTAGTGCTTATCGTGAAGGAAGCacacatcacactgcctctcgtttttcgttttttttttaataccaatCAGTGTCACATATAACAGGCATCATGGATATAAGTACAAATGCTTACAACACATTACTAAAATCacataaaatatacacagtTGCAATACACAGCACTTTACACTATAGAAGATGCAGGcttctgatcacacacacacacacacacagaaacgtgctctcacacacacactgtgaaaaGAGTTTTAGTGTGGCTCGATGCGGTGCTGAAGAAGAAGGTAAAACGTGTATTTAATTCCGTACAAACATGAACTCTCCTCTATAAATATCCATTCAGACGTCAGTGCAAGATCTTCCTCTATCCGTGTGAAAGGGCTGCACCACGACACGATGTCGCCACTGGAGTGAAATCTTCTGCTCTAACGTTCTCCTTCCTTTCACAAAACCAGGGAAGTTCCAGCTGTACAATTTGGTCACAGTGGGCACCTCGGAAACAGACAGAcgatgtatatatacacaagcgtgtcttctttttgagccatttgtCTTTTGAAATGTCCTTCTGTAGAACGCGGACGGGTTACTGGATCCCTCGGAACAAACACATGGCGAACACCATCGCGAAGAGCTgaggaggacaaaaaaaaaaaaaaacaacagacaagtaaaaaacaaagtttttctaatttttcctttttttaaacacaccttCCTAGCCAACACAGAACATCTTTAGGATGTTCAGTACGTACAAAGCAGGTTATAGTAAGGTTAAGCCTTGTTTTAAACCTCCGTTCACGTTCAAAAGCAAAAAGTTTCTTGTTTTGCTTATagcttgtgggcgtggcctgtccagcgtattttttgttgttgttttttcaacgAGAAACAGTAGTAGTGGCAGATCAGTCACAACACaccacgtgacgtcatcacaacacgcgtGCGTTCAACCGAAGCCTCCTTCAATTccaacatgagtacagctaaaaggtctcatttaccaacaaacatcactgcaaaagagcGCGCAAAAAAATTTTCAAGTGGTTTTCCACAAAAACTCCAATCAAGCACTGCTCGGCTCCGTACTAGCTTTGTTCTCACTTTATCAAATCGAGCTACTAGCTACACGCCTCTGTTCACACGGAACGAAAGGCTGTTTTTCAACCACGTCTAAACAGGAAATAACTGCAGATAGGAACTGAAGTTGTGAGTGGGGAAATGGAGAAAAGGAAGACCACACGCACCATAGGATTGGTCGGAGAAATCATTCGGGCCAATCATTTGGATTTGCTGCTTTACAGCATCATAGCTAATTTGCATAGGATTGAGAGCATCAGAATGTCACATGGTCGCTTGCTGCTGTCGCTGAAATCGAAATCTAATCACCCTGAAAACCAATGTGTTGTATTGAACACAGGTCAGATTTTTAATAGcctacagaaacattttattacacaaaCGTTATTTTAATGTTGCGCGTGACAAAAAAGCAGTAATGTGGACAAACAAAGACACTTATCACATTTATCACATGGTCATCGTGCTTGCTAGTAAATATTTCTCTCCTTCACTTGAACATTAAAGGTACTTTAGGTAagattagcctttttttttttcttttcaagatTAGGGTCACTAACTAAGGGTGGATTCAACATGTTGAAGCTCCGCCCCTTTGGATCTACATTAGCTATGTTTCCACCCCAAGTTGTGAATTTAACTTATGCAaataaatttgaatatcatctgtgaataaagcaccgtttccaTCCCGTGCGTTCAAGAGAAGAAAATCGCCACTTCCGGGGAAACTGGAACAAAGTCGTCTATCCAAACACCGCCATTTTTaagccaattatccaatcacaatgatttgttgaggcaaagtcacatgactttcaCATGAATTTATTTGGTAAATGCGTTTCCATCATAGTTTATGCGCGTCTTCTTATCGAATAAAAAAATTATCCGCATCAATTGAGTCAATaagtttttaaagtgtgttttggagattttattcgcGTCAGGTGTTTATTTCCATCCagcgtggtttttttttttttttgtgcgacATCCCAAAATTCACAGAAAAATacgtggatggaaacatagctattgAGAGTAGACTGTTTATAAAATGGCTGACACTGAATACAGTTTTGCTTAACTcattgctttttattatttatttatttgtttatttttatgttttacataCAAGTAAGGAGAAAAAAGtcgactattgcacctttaacaaaaaaaactgttgttAAAATCTTGACCAAAATTAAAGTCTTTTGCTATTTaacacataatttaaaaaattcaaatattcCAATTTAATGTAaggattataaataatattgaaaACAGAGCAGATTCACGTCCTGTTTCCATTTTGTCCACCAGGTGGCAGTGAGACACAATAAACTGCTTCACCATCGTGCGTTTCTAGCACCAGCTGCGAAACGTACAGTGAAATATCTTTCAGGAATGAAATCAGAACCGTGATCTTACTTCTATGGTCAGGACGACGATAGCGAGAGCTCCTGCCATGTAGATGTACGCCTCGAAGTAATCCACCACAGCCGAATAACAGCcctgtttaaaacaaaaagaaaacgcGTCTCAGTATCACACAGAATTACGTGTCTTTGGCAGGACTTTTCACGATGACCTCATTCACAGATCTAATACAAGTCTGAGTTACGACTTCACAATAACACAAGGGTACAATATCTACGGAATAAAGCGCTCCATGGCgcgctgttagaggaaaataatgagtGGTGGCGttgtgtgatgaagcagagtcacCGTTACCACACTgcagtggattattttcctacaacagcacatcctgaagagtTTCACTCCTTTTATACCACTGCAACATGACAACAAAGAATGACGCATCAGGCATCCATTTAGAGTAACATTTATTGTTGTAGAACGTCTACGCTAAGTTTTCATGaaagcttttttgttgttgctaaaGTCACATTTTCCCAGTGAAATACGAATTGATTTTAGGGCGGGGCGACATATGAGAACAGTTCGTGATGTCACTAAGTAAGAAGCAAGGCTTTGGACCAATCGTgtctgatatgcaaattattacGGTGATGTCATTATTACGATGCACGCAAAGATGCATTCCTAACGTCGCTAATGTCAGTGAAGAACAAAATCGTGGTTGCTATGGCAACGTTATATTTTGACAGGTTTGACTAACGTTCATTAAATCAATGAGAAAGTGTCTTGGTTAGCCATGTTAGCGATATTACACTAGCAACCATGGCAGGAGGACACGGGGGCGTTtcctaattagcatattcatgcATAATCATAAATCCTGATTTCTACTGATGATAAAGGTTTAGAGATGTTCCGAGACGTTTCTGGACACCTCCGACATTATTTCGCATCGTTTCTGCAACCGTTTTTAATGAAACGCAGGGCGCTAACCTTGATGCGAAAGGGCATGTTGCCCCTGAGACACTCGTCCACGTTCATCAGCTGCTCGTTCCTCAGGCAGCAGACCTCAGGAACGGCTCTGCCGGGGTTCAGGCGTCTGAAGAGGCTCTGCTGATCGAAATCATCAGCGCTGTTCACGCCGCAGCATTCAAACTGCACCGTGGGACGCAAGAACACGAGCGTCAGCACCGCAGCACGATATTACAGAGCATAAACGTGTACGGTATGACGGAATAATCTCTCGTACCGTAGCCATGATGGTGTTCCAGGTGGCGGTGAAGACCTCCGTATTGTTGCTGCCTTGATAATGTGCTTTCAGCTCCTTGGTGAAATAATCTCTGGTGAGCTGTTGATGCAGGAATACGATTAGCGACCTGAGAGGTATATCACCGCGCAAATGAAATAATACGATGGTGAACGGTAGAGATACGGAGAGATACTCACGTGCTCCCGGAATATGAAGGCCAAAATGGCCGCAGCGAGCTCTGCCAGGAATATGATGAGGATGAGCAGGAAGAACTGCACGGAAAAATAGAAACAGGAAAGagattattaacattattattattattattattattattattattagtgaatCAAGAGtggcattttatatatatatatttttcgcTTCGATGCATGTTATGTTAAGAATAAAGCACGGTGTGTGGttttgttatagaaaaataatcaacattggGGTGAAGCAACGAATcaagagttactgttactacccggaaggtgattattttcctccaacagcaccccctgaagtgttttattcctcttacacggCCGCCGTTCTCCCACGACGATCATCATTGTTTAACTAATGAACGAACATGTCACcctttttatatttatgatcTTCTGGAACATTTTAAAGATTCCAAACGTTGTAACTGATCGCACTAGTACCCATCCCAGAAACTTCCGAAGAGTCGCTAGACAGGAAATGGACTCACAAACAGTAGCAGACACTTGTTCTCCCGTATGGCCCCACAGCAGCCCAGGAAGCCGAGCAGGAACAGCATGGAGCCCATGGCCAGGATCACGTAGACGCCGATGAAGAGCAGAGGATTGGCTGCGACGATCTCTCGGAAACCTGTAGGATCCACCAGCACCCAGATTCCCACTCCGAGTAAAAACGCTCCCCCGAGCTGTCGCAGAAGAGCAACGGTAACGTTATCATCAggaattaaaaaacacacatggaCGGGGTGTgctgtgatgaagcggagtcactgttaccaccctgaagctgattattttctagaacagcacgtcctgaagtgttttatgcCCCTTACACCGCACCTAtgattttatatcatatatttgCTTCATTAAAGAACGGCACATCGTACTTTTATCCACGAAACCACTTCGTTCCTGTCCTCacttacagcagctataaacagtccttccctcgcctctctttattctctctctctcctgaagttaaCCCCGTCATGCACAGTGTCCTACACGTTTACAGACTCATTTTAAGGCTGTTTTCAGGAAAACAGAAGCTGTAAATCACCTCAAATTCACTTCAGACCATTACCGTAATTTAACAGCTCATTATCCAGACTTTCTCTAGAGAGACTAGGCTGTGTGTCCGATTTATCTTCACCAACGTTCTCCATAAAATCCCGTCAATTAACGTCATGCAGCATTACGTACCGCACGCACATTTTGTAAATGGCAAAACCACGGCAAGGTTTTGTTCAGAAATGGTATTTTGTGTCATCTTCCTCATCGACGTTCAGTATTTTAGACCCGAGTtttaacagtttttttcttttattacagacacactggatgttttttttgttttttttccccatgtacAATGTTTTACCCTTTTCCCCCCTTcataatatttatacacaagcaACAAAGcctgttcattttt
This genomic interval carries:
- the tspan18a gene encoding tetraspanin-18a isoform X3, which produces MEGDCLSCIKYLMFIFNFFIFLGGAFLLGVGIWVLVDPTGFREIVAANPLLFIGVYVILAMGSMLFLLGFLGCCGAIRENKCLLLFFFLLILIIFLAELAAAILAFIFREHLTRDYFTKELKAHYQGSNNTEVFTATWNTIMATFECCGVNSADDFDQQSLFRRLNPGRAVPEVCCLRNEQLMNVDECLRGNMPFRIKGCYSAVVDYFEAYIYMAGALAIVVLTIELFAMVFAMCLFRGIQ
- the tspan18a gene encoding tetraspanin-18a isoform X1 yields the protein MGQGDASARSTAMEGDCLSCIKYLMFIFNFFIFLGGAFLLGVGIWVLVDPTGFREIVAANPLLFIGVYVILAMGSMLFLLGFLGCCGAIRENKCLLLFFFLLILIIFLAELAAAILAFIFREHLTRDYFTKELKAHYQGSNNTEVFTATWNTIMATFECCGVNSADDFDQQSLFRRLNPGRAVPEVCCLRNEQLMNVDECLRGNMPFRIKGCYSAVVDYFEAYIYMAGALAIVVLTIELFAMVFAMCLFRGIQ